The Thermosulfurimonas sp. F29 genome includes a window with the following:
- the infB gene encoding translation initiation factor IF-2, with product MSKIRIYDLARELDLGPKELAEKVKAMGIEIKSHSSTISEEEAARVRAELGRHREGDEKRPAESSSSEEAPQAVIIRRREEKETRPKRLKLKIRKPRPRAEEPLPPEETAAEEKEERREETAPESPAPEPPPESREESGPEETPRETIGLKARIVSRIDTEKISPKPRKRVVKDFKPRRAAAPPPPPPKPEETEEKKARKKKKVREETEERPKKKARKKVVAEARSEREEILEELELMEELEKGPEGLEMLPEEEPGEEKAEGRPEREEREKKTERPPTLPPKKKKIRVHGTIQVGELAREMGVKAADIIRKFMELGTMVTINQSIDAETAAIVASEFGYEVETATVEEEALLEYTPPSPEELEPRPPIVTVMGHVDHGKTTLLDAIRKTDVASREAGGITQHIGAYKVRLPDGREITFIDTPGHEAFTSMRARGAQVTDIVILVVAADDGVMDQTREAIDHARAAGVPIVVAINKIDKPEANPERVKSELAELGLVPEEWGGETLVAEVSAKKRQGIEDLLELVLLQAEMLELKAAPRRPARGRIIESRLDRGKGPVATVIVQEGTLREGDPFVAGLTYGRVRAMLDEYGRRVREAPPATPVEVLGFEEVPGAGDDFIVMPDETAARRVAEYRQRKAREAEAAREARLSLEKVFEKLKEGEIRELKIVLKADVQGTLEALSEALRKLSTDEVRVNIIRSGIGAISESDVMLAAASEAIVIGFNVRPTAKAKEIAKQEKVDIRYYDVIYQAIEEVKKALSGLLEPEYEERIVGVAEVRATFRVPKVGTVAGCYVKEGKLVRGGSVRLLREGVVVYTGKISSLKRFKEDVREVAAGYECGVGLENFQDIKEGDILEAYEMVEVKREL from the coding sequence ATGAGCAAGATTCGGATCTATGATCTGGCGAGGGAACTCGACCTCGGACCCAAGGAACTGGCCGAAAAGGTCAAGGCCATGGGCATAGAGATCAAGAGTCACTCTTCGACCATTTCCGAGGAGGAGGCCGCGCGGGTACGGGCGGAGCTCGGGCGTCACCGGGAGGGGGATGAAAAGCGGCCCGCGGAATCTTCTTCGTCGGAGGAGGCTCCCCAGGCGGTGATCATACGCCGGCGCGAGGAGAAGGAGACCCGGCCCAAGCGGCTTAAACTGAAGATCCGCAAACCCAGGCCCCGGGCCGAAGAACCGTTGCCTCCGGAGGAAACGGCCGCGGAAGAGAAGGAGGAACGCCGGGAGGAAACCGCGCCTGAGTCCCCGGCACCGGAACCCCCTCCGGAGTCCCGGGAGGAATCCGGTCCCGAGGAGACCCCCCGGGAGACCATAGGCCTTAAGGCCAGGATCGTTTCGCGAATCGACACCGAGAAGATTTCTCCCAAACCCAGGAAGCGGGTGGTCAAAGACTTCAAGCCCCGGCGTGCGGCGGCTCCTCCTCCGCCTCCCCCCAAGCCCGAGGAGACCGAGGAAAAGAAGGCCCGCAAGAAGAAAAAGGTCCGGGAGGAGACCGAGGAGCGTCCCAAGAAGAAGGCCAGGAAGAAGGTGGTGGCCGAGGCCAGGAGCGAGCGGGAGGAGATTCTGGAAGAGCTGGAGCTGATGGAGGAGCTGGAGAAAGGCCCGGAGGGGCTGGAGATGCTTCCGGAGGAGGAGCCGGGGGAGGAGAAGGCGGAGGGAAGACCCGAACGGGAGGAAAGGGAGAAGAAGACCGAAAGACCGCCCACCCTTCCCCCGAAAAAGAAGAAGATCAGGGTTCACGGGACCATTCAGGTGGGCGAGCTGGCCCGGGAGATGGGGGTGAAGGCCGCGGACATCATCCGCAAGTTCATGGAACTGGGGACCATGGTCACCATCAATCAATCCATAGACGCGGAGACCGCGGCCATCGTGGCTTCGGAGTTCGGCTACGAGGTGGAGACGGCCACGGTCGAGGAGGAGGCCCTCCTCGAGTACACGCCGCCCTCTCCGGAGGAGCTCGAGCCCCGTCCCCCCATCGTGACGGTGATGGGTCATGTGGATCACGGGAAGACCACCCTTCTCGATGCCATCCGCAAGACGGATGTGGCCTCGCGGGAGGCCGGGGGAATCACCCAGCACATCGGGGCCTACAAGGTGAGGCTTCCCGACGGGCGGGAGATTACCTTTATCGACACTCCCGGACACGAGGCCTTCACCTCCATGCGGGCCCGGGGAGCCCAGGTAACGGACATAGTCATTCTGGTGGTGGCCGCGGACGACGGAGTGATGGATCAGACCCGGGAGGCCATCGATCACGCGCGGGCCGCCGGGGTGCCCATCGTGGTGGCCATCAACAAGATCGACAAGCCGGAAGCCAATCCTGAAAGGGTTAAGAGCGAACTTGCGGAGCTGGGCCTGGTGCCGGAGGAGTGGGGTGGCGAGACCCTGGTGGCGGAGGTCTCGGCCAAGAAGCGGCAGGGGATAGAGGATCTCCTCGAGCTGGTTTTGCTTCAGGCGGAGATGCTGGAGCTCAAGGCTGCTCCGAGGCGTCCGGCCCGGGGCCGCATCATCGAGAGTCGTCTCGATCGGGGTAAGGGGCCGGTGGCCACGGTGATCGTCCAGGAGGGGACCCTGCGGGAGGGCGATCCCTTCGTGGCGGGGCTTACTTACGGACGCGTGCGGGCCATGCTCGACGAGTACGGCCGGAGGGTAAGGGAGGCCCCTCCGGCCACCCCGGTGGAGGTCCTGGGTTTCGAGGAGGTGCCCGGAGCCGGTGACGACTTCATCGTGATGCCGGACGAGACGGCGGCGCGGCGGGTGGCCGAATACCGGCAGCGCAAGGCCCGCGAGGCGGAAGCCGCCCGGGAGGCCCGTCTCTCCCTGGAAAAGGTCTTCGAGAAACTCAAGGAAGGCGAGATCAGGGAACTCAAGATCGTGCTCAAGGCCGATGTCCAGGGAACGCTCGAGGCCCTTTCCGAGGCCCTGCGCAAACTTTCCACCGATGAGGTCCGGGTGAACATCATTCGCTCCGGGATCGGGGCCATCAGCGAGAGTGATGTCATGCTGGCCGCGGCATCGGAGGCCATCGTGATCGGTTTCAATGTCCGGCCCACAGCCAAGGCCAAGGAGATCGCCAAGCAGGAAAAGGTGGACATCCGTTACTACGATGTGATTTACCAGGCCATTGAGGAGGTGAAGAAGGCCCTCTCCGGGTTGCTCGAACCGGAATACGAGGAGCGGATCGTGGGCGTGGCCGAGGTGCGGGCCACCTTCAGGGTGCCGAAGGTGGGCACGGTGGCCGGTTGCTATGTCAAGGAGGGGAAGCTGGTGCGCGGAGGAAGCGTGCGTCTGCTGAGGGAGGGGGTGGTGGTTTACACCGGAAAGATCTCCTCGCTCAAGCGCTTCAAGGAGGATGTCCGTGAGGTGGCCGCGGGTTACGAGTGCGGCGTGGGCCTGGAGAACTTCCAAGACATAAAGGAGGGGGACATCCTCGAGGCCTACGAAATGGTGGAGGTGAAGAGGGAACTCTGA
- the rbfA gene encoding 30S ribosome-binding factor RbfA, with the protein MHYRHLRVAELIREALSVILLEEVRDPDLQGFITVSEVEVTPDLRRAHVYYRVHGGEEEWRRAERGFRRAHRYIKHLLGEHLFLKYIPELEFHPDRRPEEAEALEELFARIRHEGDKGDS; encoded by the coding sequence ATGCACTATCGCCATCTCCGGGTAGCGGAACTCATACGGGAGGCCCTTTCCGTGATTCTGCTGGAGGAGGTGCGGGATCCGGACCTGCAGGGGTTCATCACCGTTTCCGAGGTGGAGGTTACTCCGGATCTCCGGAGGGCGCATGTCTATTACCGGGTCCACGGAGGGGAAGAGGAGTGGCGGCGGGCGGAAAGGGGATTTCGCCGGGCCCACCGCTACATAAAGCATCTCCTGGGGGAACACCTCTTCCTGAAGTACATTCCGGAGCTCGAATTTCATCCGGATCGGCGTCCGGAGGAGGCCGAGGCCCTGGAGGAACTTTTCGCGAGGATACGCCATGAAGGGGATAAGGGAGATTCTTGA
- the truB gene encoding tRNA pseudouridine(55) synthase TruB produces the protein MTVEGVLVLDKPRDMTSTEAVERLKRLLRVRKAGHGGTLDPFATGVLPVCLGRATKIAQFILEGDKRYEGVFELGIITDTYDLTGEVVERRPVPELSAEEVTRVMEEFVGILEQVPPPYSAAKYKGRPLYQWARKGVAVKKEPKQVEILEFRLKSFDPPRVFFEVYCSKGTYVRSLVHEVGLRLGCGATLVELRRTQKGPFRLEEALTLEEVEKLHAEGKLAERIRSVEEALSFIPAIVVSTEMARRLRQGRPLSLNVLGNLVRLQKVPRRPRVPWLRIVTEEGDLVAVTYYPERFSGDGWAEMLRVFVS, from the coding sequence ATGACGGTTGAGGGTGTTCTGGTGCTCGACAAACCCAGGGACATGACCTCCACGGAGGCGGTGGAGAGGCTCAAGCGTCTGCTGCGGGTGCGTAAGGCTGGCCACGGAGGGACGCTGGATCCCTTTGCCACCGGGGTGCTTCCGGTGTGTCTGGGACGGGCCACCAAGATCGCTCAGTTCATCCTGGAGGGAGACAAGCGTTACGAAGGGGTCTTCGAGCTGGGGATCATCACCGACACCTACGATCTCACCGGAGAGGTGGTGGAGCGGCGGCCGGTTCCGGAGCTTTCCGCCGAGGAGGTGACCCGGGTCATGGAGGAATTCGTGGGGATCCTCGAACAGGTCCCTCCACCTTACTCCGCAGCCAAGTACAAGGGGCGTCCCCTGTATCAATGGGCCCGAAAGGGGGTGGCCGTAAAAAAGGAGCCCAAGCAGGTGGAGATCCTGGAGTTTCGTTTAAAAAGTTTTGATCCCCCTCGGGTTTTCTTTGAGGTTTACTGCAGCAAGGGAACCTATGTGCGGTCGCTGGTTCACGAGGTGGGGCTAAGGCTGGGTTGTGGGGCCACGCTGGTGGAATTGCGCCGCACCCAGAAGGGGCCTTTTCGTCTGGAGGAGGCCCTCACCCTGGAGGAGGTGGAAAAACTTCATGCGGAGGGGAAACTCGCGGAAAGGATAAGGTCCGTGGAGGAGGCCCTTTCCTTCATTCCGGCCATCGTGGTTTCTACGGAGATGGCCCGGCGCCTCCGCCAGGGCCGTCCCCTGTCCCTGAATGTGCTGGGCAATCTGGTGCGGCTTCAGAAGGTTCCGCGCCGGCCGCGGGTTCCCTGGCTCAGAATCGTTACCGAGGAGGGAGATCTGGTGGCGGTGACCTATTATCCGGAGAGATTTTCCGGGGACGGATGGGCGGAAATGTTGCGGGTTTTCGTTTCCTAG
- a CDS encoding DUF503 domain-containing protein, which yields MVVGVVRMEFFIPGNNSLKGKRQVVKSLVHRLEARFRKISVAEVDEQDLWQKAVIGVSTVGTDRALVDRRLNEVLSFVEGFDGLELLSAEIDFISY from the coding sequence ATGGTGGTGGGCGTGGTGCGGATGGAATTTTTCATTCCCGGCAACAATTCCCTTAAGGGGAAGAGGCAGGTGGTAAAGAGTCTGGTCCACAGGCTGGAGGCCCGGTTCAGGAAGATCTCCGTGGCGGAGGTGGACGAGCAGGACCTCTGGCAGAAGGCGGTCATCGGGGTTTCCACCGTGGGAACGGACCGGGCCCTGGTGGATCGGCGCCTGAACGAGGTGCTCTCTTTCGTGGAGGGGTTTGACGGGCTGGAACTCCTTTCCGCGGAGATAGACTTCATTTCCTATTAA
- a CDS encoding bifunctional oligoribonuclease/PAP phosphatase NrnA — MKGIREILENTETFILATHVNPDADGLGSMLAMHLVLRARGLRSVPLVEETPPGFLDFLHGFEDLVPVKDFRRKDFPVGESVALVFDLSEADRLGEVAPLVQSARERIVFDHHDRSGDPLPGHLVLEPGAPATALLVFRLLRGLRWAIPPGAAENLYAGLYSDTGGFRFEKTGEESFLVAAELVRLGARPAVVGEKLLENHPPARFELMKRVLERREWLAGGRGVLSFLTLGDFEEAGCGPSEAEDLATFLRSMRGVEVAVVVKEIRPGEVGVSLRSRGAVDVAELAASEGGGGHRRAAGFRKRDLPLEKVLSLVREKVTLALEGL; from the coding sequence ATGAAGGGGATAAGGGAGATTCTTGAAAACACGGAGACCTTTATTTTGGCCACCCATGTTAATCCGGATGCCGACGGTCTCGGATCCATGCTGGCCATGCACCTGGTGCTCCGGGCCCGGGGTCTGCGGAGCGTGCCCCTGGTGGAGGAAACCCCCCCGGGATTTCTGGACTTTCTGCACGGTTTTGAGGACCTGGTTCCGGTGAAGGATTTCCGGCGGAAGGACTTTCCCGTGGGCGAGAGCGTGGCCCTGGTGTTCGATCTTTCCGAGGCGGACCGTTTGGGAGAGGTGGCCCCCCTCGTTCAGTCGGCCCGGGAGAGGATCGTTTTCGATCATCACGATCGTTCCGGGGATCCCCTTCCCGGGCACCTCGTTCTCGAACCCGGGGCTCCGGCCACGGCCCTTCTGGTTTTCAGGCTTCTCCGGGGATTGCGCTGGGCCATTCCTCCCGGGGCGGCGGAAAACCTTTACGCCGGACTTTACAGCGACACGGGAGGGTTTCGCTTCGAGAAGACCGGGGAGGAGAGTTTTCTCGTCGCCGCGGAACTGGTGCGTCTGGGGGCACGGCCGGCGGTGGTGGGGGAAAAACTCCTGGAGAATCATCCTCCCGCCCGCTTTGAGCTTATGAAGCGCGTGCTCGAACGCCGGGAGTGGCTCGCCGGAGGCCGGGGGGTCCTTTCCTTTCTGACCCTGGGGGATTTCGAGGAGGCCGGATGTGGCCCCTCCGAGGCCGAAGACCTGGCCACCTTCCTGAGGAGCATGCGCGGGGTGGAGGTGGCGGTGGTGGTCAAGGAGATCCGACCGGGGGAGGTGGGGGTGAGCCTCCGGAGTCGCGGGGCCGTGGATGTGGCGGAACTGGCCGCCTCCGAGGGGGGAGGCGGCCACCGTCGGGCCGCGGGTTTCCGGAAAAGAGATCTTCCGCTGGAAAAGGTGTTATCTTTGGTAAGAGAGAAAGTAACTCTGGCGCTGGAGGGGTTATGA